In one Nocardioides sp. NBC_00368 genomic region, the following are encoded:
- the nrdR gene encoding transcriptional regulator NrdR, which produces MHCPFCRHSDTKVLDSRVAEDGGQIRRRRVCQECGKRFTTVEQMQLMVAKRSGAAEPFSRDKAVHGVRKACKGRPVTEDQLACLGQEVEQALRSQGLAEVPSHEVGLAILAPLRELDEVAYLRFASVYRAFGSADDFEREIQMLRTEREVQDFEAEHPVEAPVGSD; this is translated from the coding sequence GTGCACTGTCCGTTCTGCCGACACAGCGACACCAAGGTGCTCGACTCCCGCGTGGCCGAGGACGGCGGCCAGATCCGGCGCCGTCGGGTCTGCCAGGAATGTGGGAAGCGGTTCACGACCGTCGAGCAGATGCAGCTGATGGTGGCCAAGCGCTCCGGCGCGGCGGAGCCGTTCAGCCGCGACAAGGCGGTGCACGGCGTACGCAAGGCGTGCAAGGGCCGCCCGGTCACCGAGGACCAGCTCGCCTGCCTCGGCCAGGAGGTCGAGCAGGCGCTGCGGAGCCAGGGGTTGGCCGAGGTTCCCAGCCACGAGGTGGGGCTGGCGATCCTCGCGCCGCTGCGCGAGCTCGACGAGGTGGCCTACCTGCGCTTCGCGAGCGTCTACCGGGCCTTCGGGTCGGCCGACGACTTCGAGCGCGAGATCCAGATGCTGCGTACGGAACGGGAAGTCCAGGACTTCGAGGCAGAACATCCGGTCGAGGCCCCGGTGGGCAGCGACTAG
- a CDS encoding vitamin B12-dependent ribonucleotide reductase, translating to MTDTAAEAQASSKAGAGLKIERIFSTEGVHPYDEITWERRDVVQKNWKTGETVFEQTGVEFPDFWSINASTIVTTKYFRGAIGTDKREQSLKQLIDRVVNTYVASGKENGYFASEADADLFGRELTWLLVNQHFAFNSPVWFNVGTESPQQVSACFILSVDDSMDSILNWYKEEGLIFKGGSGAGLNLSRIRSSKELLKSSGGTASGPVSFMRGADASAGTIKSGGATRRAAKMVVLDVDHPDIEEFVETKAREEDKIRALRDAGFDMDLGGKDISSVQYQNANNSVRVSDEFMRAVEEGKKFGLRARTTGEVIEEIDARELFRKISVAAWECADPGLQYDDTINDWHTNPETGRITGSNPCSEYMSLDNSSCNLASLNLLKFLKDDDTFDAVRFQQACEVVFTAMDISICFADFPTEAIGETTRDYRQLGIGYANLGALLMAMGLGYDSEGGRTMAAAITSLMTGAGYKRSAELAGVVGPYAGYARNAEAHQRVMRKHQAANDAVRSINPVDRNIIDAATKVWNDVVEIGKVNGFRNAQASLLAPTGTIGFMMDCDTTGIEPDFSLVKFKKLVGGGSMQIVNQVIPRALTKLGYQAEQIEAIVAYIAEHGHVVDAPGLRQEHYEVFDTAMGKRALQPMGHVRMMAATQPFLSGAISKTVNLPESATVEDIEQVYMESWKLGLKATAIYRDNCKVGQPLADGKSENAKKDQGLSTAAAPAPEAEVEPEVVEKIIEKIVYAPTRKRLPKSRVSRTTSFTVGGAEGYMTSGAHADGELGEVFLKLGKQGSTLAGVMDAFSIAVSVGLQYGVPLETYVSKFTNLKFEPAGLTDDPDVRMAQSLMDYVFRRLALDYMSFEDRSALGIYSADERQRYLETGSYEQLGNGTTAAELVQKPAPERKVEAKTEVVEADVEEEAPAEAPAAEAPKAAHTTAELLESISGMAIDSPLCFTCGTKMRPAGSCYVCEGCGSTSGCS from the coding sequence ATGACAGACACGGCAGCAGAGGCACAGGCATCGTCGAAGGCGGGCGCCGGGCTGAAGATCGAGCGGATCTTCAGCACCGAGGGCGTCCACCCGTACGACGAGATCACCTGGGAGCGACGCGACGTCGTCCAGAAGAACTGGAAGACCGGGGAGACCGTCTTCGAGCAGACCGGAGTGGAGTTCCCCGACTTCTGGTCGATCAACGCCTCGACGATCGTCACGACCAAGTACTTCCGCGGTGCCATCGGCACCGACAAGCGTGAGCAGAGCCTGAAGCAGCTGATCGACCGGGTCGTGAACACCTACGTCGCCTCCGGCAAGGAGAACGGCTACTTCGCCTCCGAGGCCGACGCCGACCTCTTCGGTCGCGAGCTCACCTGGCTGCTGGTCAACCAGCACTTCGCGTTCAACTCGCCGGTCTGGTTCAACGTCGGCACCGAGTCCCCCCAGCAGGTCTCGGCCTGTTTCATCCTCTCGGTCGACGACTCGATGGACTCGATCCTGAACTGGTACAAGGAGGAGGGCCTGATCTTCAAGGGCGGCTCCGGTGCCGGTCTCAACCTCTCCCGAATCCGCTCCTCCAAGGAGCTGCTGAAGTCCTCCGGCGGCACCGCCTCCGGTCCGGTCTCCTTCATGCGCGGCGCCGACGCGTCCGCGGGCACCATCAAGTCCGGCGGCGCCACCCGTCGTGCGGCGAAGATGGTCGTCCTCGACGTCGACCACCCCGACATCGAGGAGTTCGTCGAGACCAAGGCGCGCGAGGAGGACAAGATCCGCGCCCTGCGCGACGCCGGCTTCGACATGGACCTGGGTGGCAAGGACATCTCGTCCGTGCAGTACCAGAACGCCAACAACTCGGTGCGCGTCTCCGACGAGTTCATGCGCGCGGTCGAGGAGGGCAAGAAGTTCGGTCTCCGGGCGCGTACGACCGGTGAGGTCATCGAGGAGATCGACGCCCGCGAGCTGTTCCGCAAGATCTCGGTCGCCGCGTGGGAGTGTGCCGACCCGGGTCTGCAGTACGACGACACCATCAACGACTGGCACACCAACCCGGAGACGGGCCGGATCACCGGCTCCAACCCGTGCTCGGAGTACATGTCGCTCGACAACTCCTCGTGCAACCTGGCGTCGCTCAACCTGCTGAAGTTCCTCAAGGACGACGACACCTTCGACGCCGTGCGCTTCCAGCAGGCCTGTGAGGTCGTCTTCACCGCGATGGACATCTCCATCTGCTTCGCCGACTTCCCGACCGAGGCGATCGGCGAGACCACCCGCGACTACCGCCAGCTCGGCATCGGCTACGCCAACCTCGGCGCCCTGCTGATGGCGATGGGTCTGGGGTACGACTCCGAGGGCGGCCGCACCATGGCCGCCGCCATCACCTCGCTGATGACCGGTGCCGGCTACAAGCGCTCGGCCGAGCTGGCCGGCGTCGTCGGTCCGTACGCCGGCTACGCCCGCAACGCCGAGGCCCACCAGCGGGTCATGCGCAAGCACCAGGCCGCCAACGACGCGGTCCGCTCGATCAACCCGGTCGACCGCAACATCATCGACGCGGCGACGAAGGTGTGGAACGACGTCGTCGAGATCGGCAAGGTCAACGGCTTCCGCAACGCCCAGGCCTCGCTGCTCGCGCCGACCGGCACCATCGGCTTCATGATGGACTGCGACACCACCGGCATCGAGCCCGACTTCTCGCTGGTCAAGTTCAAGAAGCTCGTCGGTGGCGGCTCGATGCAGATCGTCAACCAGGTGATCCCGCGGGCCCTCACCAAGCTGGGCTACCAGGCCGAGCAGATCGAGGCGATCGTCGCCTACATCGCCGAGCACGGCCACGTCGTCGACGCCCCCGGCCTGCGCCAGGAGCACTACGAGGTCTTCGACACCGCGATGGGCAAGCGCGCGCTGCAGCCGATGGGCCACGTACGCATGATGGCGGCGACCCAGCCGTTCCTCTCCGGCGCGATCTCCAAGACCGTCAACCTGCCCGAGTCCGCGACCGTCGAGGACATCGAGCAGGTCTACATGGAGTCGTGGAAGCTGGGCCTGAAGGCCACCGCGATCTACCGCGACAACTGCAAGGTCGGCCAGCCGCTGGCCGACGGCAAGTCGGAGAACGCCAAGAAGGACCAGGGTCTCTCCACCGCTGCTGCTCCGGCTCCCGAGGCCGAGGTCGAGCCCGAGGTCGTCGAGAAGATCATCGAGAAGATCGTCTACGCCCCGACCCGCAAGCGCCTGCCGAAGTCCCGCGTCTCGCGCACCACCTCCTTCACGGTCGGTGGCGCCGAGGGCTACATGACCTCCGGTGCGCACGCCGACGGCGAGCTCGGAGAGGTCTTCCTCAAGCTCGGCAAGCAGGGCTCGACCCTGGCCGGTGTCATGGACGCCTTCTCCATCGCGGTGTCCGTCGGCCTCCAGTACGGCGTTCCGCTGGAGACGTACGTCTCCAAGTTCACCAACCTGAAGTTCGAGCCCGCCGGTCTGACCGACGACCCGGACGTACGCATGGCGCAGTCGCTCATGGACTACGTCTTCCGCCGCCTGGCGCTGGACTACATGTCCTTCGAGGACCGCTCGGCTCTCGGCATCTACTCCGCCGACGAGCGTCAGCGCTACCTCGAGACCGGCTCCTACGAGCAGCTCGGCAACGGCACCACCGCCGCCGAGCTCGTCCAGAAGCCGGCTCCGGAGCGCAAGGTCGAGGCGAAGACCGAGGTCGTCGAGGCCGACGTCGAGGAGGAGGCTCCCGCCGAGGCGCCTGCAGCGGAGGCGCCCAAGGCCGCCCACACCACCGCCGAGCTGCTCGAGTCGATCAGCGGTATGGCCATCGACAGCCCGCTCTGCTTCACCTGCGGCACCAAGATGCGCCCCGCCGGGTCCTGCTACGTCTGCGAGGGCTGCGGCTCGACCTCTGGTTGCAGCTGA
- a CDS encoding MMPL family transporter, which yields MPQTKYAAGPPATAPFPQPGPLGRLGVWVTDHRRLVTIGWVLLVIGLGVFAPAVEKNLSGAGWQADGSESVAVRELAQEHFAGNASHAIQVVVHSTDGSLQDGAGQQVLTDVIQILRDEPRLDEVIEPMPGVSLSQDGATAVVLAGAGVDTNEMVRVATDLKEELQGLSTDTVQVNPTGSSLLWSDFNEANLEAMLTSEMMSWPVTLAILVLAFGALVAAGLPLVLTLAGLVASAGSLVLINELVPVSIWAMNFAMMFSLALGIDYALFLVARYRAARMGHHSSARAAIAETMDTAGKAVLLSGVTVLVSLSAVMLVPSPSFRSMAGGIMLSVVFVLAATLTLLPLVLVALDQKINKFSLPWVRAGEHRSPVFAAWGERLWRRPMVWGLGSLVVLIVLAAPILGLETAMPSIKVLPEDSSARVGYDQVQDAFGEGAPGMLQVVVDKRDAEAASQILADDEGIETVMPSAPASDGTDYSLIQAVPTVDPSDPDLAASVDRLRADLPDSALVGGAAVENIDLKNQLDTTTPLVIGVVLVLGFLLLLVALQAPLISLLGTLVSLLSTAAAFGVARLVFQDGHGSGFLGFEPQGFLDAWAPVFFFAMIFAIAMDYTVFLLASAKEHWEKSGDPHEAMVGAVAHSGRVIFAAGGVMVAVFFTFALSGPLPPKEMGVILGVAVLLDAFLVRLVLLPVMLRVAGRAAWATPAWLRRVLPNITFSHS from the coding sequence ATGCCGCAGACGAAGTACGCCGCTGGCCCACCAGCGACCGCCCCGTTCCCACAACCTGGCCCGCTGGGCCGGCTGGGGGTGTGGGTGACCGATCACCGACGCCTGGTCACCATCGGCTGGGTGCTCCTGGTGATCGGGCTGGGCGTCTTCGCTCCCGCCGTGGAGAAGAACCTCTCCGGGGCCGGTTGGCAGGCCGACGGATCAGAGTCTGTGGCCGTCCGCGAGCTCGCGCAGGAGCACTTCGCCGGCAACGCCAGCCACGCGATCCAGGTGGTCGTCCACAGCACCGACGGCTCGCTCCAGGACGGTGCGGGTCAGCAGGTCCTGACAGACGTGATCCAGATCCTCCGGGACGAGCCGCGGCTGGACGAGGTGATCGAACCCATGCCTGGCGTCAGCCTGTCCCAGGACGGCGCCACCGCAGTGGTGCTGGCCGGCGCCGGCGTGGACACCAACGAGATGGTCCGCGTCGCCACCGATCTCAAGGAAGAGCTCCAGGGTCTTTCCACCGACACCGTGCAGGTCAATCCCACGGGCTCGTCGCTGCTGTGGTCGGACTTCAACGAGGCCAACCTGGAGGCCATGCTCACCTCGGAGATGATGTCGTGGCCCGTCACGCTCGCGATCCTCGTACTCGCCTTCGGGGCCTTGGTCGCTGCCGGCCTTCCACTCGTCCTCACCCTCGCCGGCCTGGTCGCCTCCGCCGGCTCGCTCGTGCTGATCAACGAGTTGGTTCCGGTCTCGATCTGGGCGATGAACTTCGCGATGATGTTCTCCCTCGCGCTGGGCATCGACTACGCCCTCTTCCTCGTCGCCCGATACCGCGCGGCCCGAATGGGACACCACAGCTCCGCGCGCGCGGCGATCGCCGAAACCATGGACACGGCGGGCAAGGCGGTGCTGCTCTCCGGCGTGACGGTGCTGGTCTCGCTGTCTGCAGTGATGCTGGTGCCCTCACCGTCGTTCCGCTCCATGGCCGGAGGGATCATGCTCTCGGTCGTCTTCGTGCTCGCCGCGACGCTGACACTGCTGCCCCTGGTGCTGGTGGCCCTCGACCAGAAGATCAACAAGTTCTCGCTGCCCTGGGTCAGGGCCGGCGAGCACCGTTCCCCCGTGTTCGCCGCCTGGGGTGAACGACTGTGGCGACGCCCCATGGTCTGGGGCCTGGGCTCGCTGGTCGTGCTGATCGTGCTGGCCGCCCCGATCCTCGGCCTCGAGACCGCGATGCCGTCGATTAAGGTGCTCCCCGAGGACTCCAGCGCGAGAGTCGGCTACGACCAGGTCCAGGACGCCTTCGGTGAGGGTGCTCCGGGCATGCTTCAGGTCGTCGTCGACAAGCGCGACGCCGAGGCCGCATCGCAGATCCTGGCCGACGACGAGGGTATCGAGACCGTCATGCCCTCGGCGCCCGCCTCGGACGGCACCGACTACAGCCTGATCCAGGCGGTGCCGACGGTCGATCCCTCCGATCCTGACCTTGCCGCGAGCGTCGACCGTCTCCGCGCAGATCTGCCGGACTCCGCCCTGGTCGGCGGCGCAGCGGTCGAGAACATCGACCTGAAGAACCAGCTCGATACGACCACTCCACTGGTGATCGGCGTCGTCCTGGTGCTCGGCTTCCTCCTGCTGCTCGTGGCGTTGCAGGCGCCACTGATCTCGCTCCTCGGCACGCTGGTCAGCCTGCTGTCGACCGCCGCGGCGTTCGGGGTCGCTCGCCTGGTCTTCCAGGACGGACACGGCTCCGGGTTCCTCGGATTCGAGCCTCAAGGCTTCCTGGACGCCTGGGCGCCGGTCTTCTTCTTCGCGATGATCTTCGCGATCGCGATGGACTACACCGTCTTCCTGCTCGCCTCCGCGAAGGAGCACTGGGAGAAGTCCGGCGACCCGCACGAGGCTATGGTCGGCGCGGTCGCGCACTCCGGGCGGGTCATCTTCGCCGCCGGCGGTGTCATGGTCGCGGTGTTCTTCACCTTCGCCCTGTCGGGCCCGCTGCCGCCGAAGGAGATGGGCGTGATCCTCGGCGTCGCCGTGTTGCTCGACGCCTTCCTGGTCCGTCTCGTCCTGCTTCCGGTGATGCTCCGCGTCGCCGGCCGCGCCGCCTGGGCCACCCCGGCCTGGCTGCGCCGCGTGCTGCCCAACATCACGTTCTCCCACAGCTGA
- the lexA gene encoding transcriptional repressor LexA: MTTQKTGTGSGGSKKSRVRELPDGPPDATGLTPRQQRILAHLRDSIEQRGYPPSMREIGAAVGLTSTSSVAHQLRALEQRGLIRKDPKRPRALEVFLPEVMAHRKAMSGEETEPAIAAEAVVNPNPDAAMVPLVGRIAAGGPILAEETSSQQSVEDVFPLPKQLVGNGDLFLLSVSGDSMVDAAICDGDFVVVRQQPTAENGEIVAALIDGEATVKTLSRKDGKVWLLPHNAAYEPIDGTHATILGKVTAVLRSL; encoded by the coding sequence ATGACCACGCAGAAGACAGGCACCGGATCAGGCGGTTCGAAGAAGAGCCGCGTCCGCGAGCTGCCCGACGGGCCGCCGGACGCGACCGGGCTCACGCCGCGTCAGCAGCGCATCCTCGCTCACCTGCGCGACAGCATCGAGCAGCGCGGCTACCCGCCCAGCATGCGCGAGATCGGCGCCGCCGTCGGGCTGACCAGCACCAGCAGCGTCGCCCACCAGCTGCGCGCGCTGGAGCAGCGTGGTCTGATCCGCAAGGACCCGAAGCGACCCCGTGCCCTCGAGGTCTTCCTCCCCGAGGTGATGGCCCACCGCAAGGCCATGTCCGGCGAGGAGACCGAGCCGGCGATCGCGGCCGAGGCCGTCGTCAACCCCAACCCCGACGCCGCCATGGTTCCCCTGGTCGGTCGGATCGCGGCCGGTGGCCCGATCCTGGCCGAGGAGACCTCGAGCCAGCAGAGCGTCGAGGACGTCTTCCCGCTGCCCAAGCAGCTGGTCGGCAACGGCGACCTCTTCCTGCTCTCGGTCTCCGGTGACTCGATGGTCGACGCGGCGATCTGCGACGGCGACTTCGTGGTCGTGCGCCAGCAGCCGACCGCGGAGAACGGCGAGATCGTGGCCGCGCTGATCGACGGCGAGGCGACGGTCAAGACGCTCTCCCGCAAGGACGGCAAGGTCTGGCTGCTGCCGCACAACGCGGCGTACGAGCCGATCGACGGCACCCACGCGACGATCCTCGGCAAGGTGACGGCGGTCCTGCGCAGCCTCTGA
- a CDS encoding type III secretion system effector protein, translated as MDFNKKGLTIAEYADNSNSPAEPSGERINYSPRIDWIEEGPPVVVLFHEMAHEYDFRHDQFDRTEYSGDDTVNHGVEQGERVAVGLPIDHDNDPSTPERIDPDHSYDLTENGLREEMGAPDRPHY; from the coding sequence CTGGATTTCAACAAGAAGGGCCTGACGATCGCGGAATACGCCGACAACAGCAACAGCCCGGCTGAGCCCAGCGGCGAGCGGATCAACTACTCACCCCGCATCGACTGGATCGAGGAGGGGCCGCCGGTGGTGGTGCTGTTCCATGAGATGGCGCACGAGTACGACTTCCGCCACGACCAGTTCGACCGCACGGAGTACTCCGGGGACGACACGGTCAACCACGGCGTCGAGCAGGGTGAGCGGGTAGCGGTCGGTCTGCCGATCGACCACGACAACGACCCCAGCACCCCGGAGCGGATCGACCCCGACCACTCCTACGATCTGACCGAGAACGGACTTCGTGAGGAGATGGGTGCGCCCGACCGGCCGCACTATTGA
- a CDS encoding EthD domain-containing protein, with translation MITSIALLTARPGMSRDQFIDYYEHHHVPLILSVAPAPAAYSRSYLPTLDERSSDADFDVMTRLQFEDRATRDKWIAAVYAPGSGVAEDEARFLDRTRTRSWIIEEWETTHE, from the coding sequence ATGATCACATCCATCGCACTGCTGACGGCCCGCCCTGGGATGAGCCGTGACCAGTTCATCGACTATTACGAGCACCACCACGTACCGCTCATCCTGAGCGTCGCGCCGGCTCCGGCAGCATATTCACGCAGTTATCTCCCCACTCTTGACGAGCGGAGCTCCGACGCGGACTTCGATGTCATGACCCGCTTGCAGTTCGAGGACCGAGCAACTCGGGACAAGTGGATCGCTGCTGTGTACGCACCTGGCTCCGGCGTAGCCGAGGACGAAGCGCGCTTCCTTGACCGAACCCGTACCCGTTCCTGGATCATCGAGGAATGGGAGACGACGCACGAATAG
- a CDS encoding SHOCT domain-containing protein: MMGYGYGMGVVGWIAMTIFWVGLITLVIWVIARVLPTGGAGGDSAPRRGGAPTESAEDILDRRFAAGELDEETYRSMRATLRSSRTTGTESR, encoded by the coding sequence ATGATGGGTTACGGATACGGCATGGGGGTCGTGGGCTGGATCGCCATGACCATCTTCTGGGTCGGGCTGATCACCTTGGTCATCTGGGTGATCGCCCGCGTCCTGCCGACCGGAGGTGCCGGGGGTGACTCCGCGCCGCGACGAGGCGGAGCTCCCACGGAGAGTGCTGAGGACATCTTGGACCGGCGTTTCGCCGCCGGTGAGCTGGATGAGGAGACCTACCGGTCGATGCGCGCCACCCTGCGTTCCTCCAGGACCACCGGGACCGAGTCCCGGTGA
- a CDS encoding alkaline phosphatase D family protein, with amino-acid sequence MTQSSTPQTQIDRRTLIAAGLATAAGAGVVALPAPAEAAGTTLNHFQHGVASGDPLPDRVVIWTRITPTAEATPGSGLGEEILVRWEVSPTADFSRVIAKGSHQTGPERDHTVKLDVTGLSPESWYFYRFTYNGRTSRVGRTRTAPAADATPDNVRFGVVSCSNLQAGWFAAYRHLAGRDDLHAILHLGDYLYEYGPGEYGYGMANEDIRPHEPAHEMHTLADYRIRHAQYKRDADLADAHAHLPWIVTWDDHESANDAWLLGAENNEPGEYDWIERKTNANQAYDEWMPLRVDGTAVVETGGHLHDRIYRRLRFGTLLELSMLDLRSYRSEQVARTDLAGVDDPDRTITGDEQLEWLKEGLLTDARWKIVGNPVMIAPVTFAALPKSLVSPVNDVTGLLPDNGIAYNVDQWDGYTADRTELFEHIRNNAITDTVFVTGDIHSAWACDLPYDSAVYPLGRTAGVEFVATSVTSNNLKDILGAPRRTVSVTVENIIRTANRHVRYLNFDDHGFSVLDVTRNRAQMDWYVIVERKDARTTATWARSYATATGSNRLHHVTEPV; translated from the coding sequence GTGACCCAGAGCAGCACGCCCCAGACGCAGATCGACCGCCGCACCCTCATCGCCGCCGGGCTGGCCACCGCCGCAGGAGCCGGGGTCGTGGCCCTGCCGGCGCCCGCCGAGGCGGCGGGAACCACACTCAACCACTTCCAGCACGGCGTCGCCTCCGGCGACCCACTCCCGGATCGTGTGGTCATCTGGACCCGGATCACGCCCACCGCCGAGGCGACTCCGGGGTCCGGCCTGGGCGAGGAGATCCTGGTCCGCTGGGAGGTTTCGCCGACCGCGGATTTCAGCCGGGTCATCGCGAAGGGCTCCCACCAGACCGGACCCGAGCGCGACCACACCGTGAAGCTCGACGTCACCGGCCTCTCCCCCGAGAGCTGGTACTTCTACCGCTTCACCTACAACGGCCGGACCAGCCGCGTCGGTCGCACCCGCACCGCTCCGGCCGCGGACGCGACCCCGGACAACGTACGTTTCGGGGTGGTCTCCTGCTCCAACCTGCAGGCCGGCTGGTTCGCCGCCTACCGCCACCTCGCCGGGCGTGACGACCTGCACGCGATCCTCCATCTGGGCGACTACCTCTACGAGTACGGTCCCGGTGAGTACGGCTACGGCATGGCCAACGAGGACATCCGCCCGCACGAGCCGGCCCACGAGATGCACACCCTGGCCGACTACCGGATCCGGCACGCGCAGTACAAGCGCGACGCCGACCTCGCCGACGCCCACGCACACCTGCCGTGGATCGTGACCTGGGACGACCACGAGTCGGCCAACGACGCCTGGCTGCTGGGTGCGGAGAACAACGAGCCCGGCGAGTACGACTGGATCGAGCGCAAGACCAACGCCAACCAGGCCTACGACGAGTGGATGCCGCTACGTGTCGACGGCACTGCCGTCGTCGAGACCGGTGGCCACCTCCACGACCGCATCTACCGGCGGCTGAGGTTCGGCACCCTGCTCGAGCTGAGCATGCTCGACCTGCGCTCCTACCGCTCCGAGCAGGTCGCCCGAACCGATCTGGCCGGCGTCGACGACCCCGACCGTACGATCACCGGCGACGAGCAGCTGGAATGGCTCAAGGAGGGGCTGCTCACCGACGCCCGGTGGAAGATCGTCGGCAACCCCGTCATGATCGCGCCGGTCACGTTCGCGGCCCTCCCGAAGAGCCTGGTCAGCCCGGTCAACGACGTCACCGGGCTACTCCCCGACAACGGCATCGCCTACAACGTCGACCAGTGGGACGGCTACACCGCGGACCGCACCGAGCTCTTCGAGCACATCCGCAACAACGCGATCACGGACACGGTCTTCGTCACCGGCGACATCCACTCGGCGTGGGCCTGCGACCTGCCGTACGACTCCGCCGTCTACCCGCTCGGCAGGACCGCCGGCGTCGAGTTCGTCGCCACCTCGGTGACCTCGAACAACCTCAAGGACATCCTCGGCGCTCCGCGCCGCACGGTGAGCGTGACGGTCGAGAACATCATCAGGACCGCCAACCGCCACGTCCGCTACCTCAACTTCGACGACCACGGCTTCTCGGTCCTCGACGTGACCCGCAACCGGGCCCAGATGGACTGGTACGTCATCGTCGAACGCAAGGACGCCAGGACCACGGCCACCTGGGCCAGGTCGTACGCCACCGCGACCGGGAGCAACCGGCTCCATCACGTCACCGAGCCCGTCTAG
- a CDS encoding metal-sensitive transcriptional regulator, whose product MQLEPDEIKAVITRLKRANGHLASVIRMLEEGSECEDALTQLAAVNKAVSRGGYALVATGLEKCLAEGGRDSVDTKKMEKLFLALA is encoded by the coding sequence ATGCAGCTCGAGCCTGACGAGATCAAGGCCGTCATCACCCGACTCAAGCGCGCCAACGGACACCTCGCCTCGGTGATCCGGATGCTCGAGGAGGGCTCGGAGTGCGAGGACGCGCTCACCCAGCTCGCGGCGGTGAACAAGGCGGTCAGCCGAGGTGGATACGCGCTGGTCGCCACGGGGCTGGAGAAGTGCCTGGCGGAGGGTGGTCGCGACAGCGTGGACACGAAGAAGATGGAGAAGCTCTTCCTCGCGCTGGCCTGA
- a CDS encoding LysM peptidoglycan-binding domain-containing protein gives MSATVYVLPVAEPPRPVREVRRSTVRLTRRGRIVVFAFALVVLFAIAFVGARVAFAVDGDADKSPAPAAHTMVVGDGDTLWDISAEAVAGTDASIREMEQRIKELNSLESSMLVSGQTLIVPTAP, from the coding sequence ATGAGTGCAACCGTCTATGTGCTGCCCGTAGCCGAGCCGCCCCGGCCCGTGCGGGAGGTGCGTCGCTCGACGGTGCGGCTCACCCGTCGTGGGCGGATCGTCGTGTTCGCCTTCGCGCTCGTCGTGCTCTTCGCGATCGCGTTCGTCGGGGCGCGAGTGGCCTTCGCGGTGGACGGTGATGCCGACAAAAGCCCCGCCCCCGCCGCCCACACGATGGTCGTCGGTGATGGCGACACGCTCTGGGACATCTCCGCGGAAGCGGTCGCCGGGACCGACGCTTCGATTCGGGAGATGGAGCAGAGGATCAAAGAGCTCAACAGTCTCGAGTCCTCGATGCTCGTGTCCGGGCAGACCCTGATCGTTCCGACCGCGCCGTAG